From Fusarium fujikuroi IMI 58289 draft genome, chromosome FFUJ_chr07, a single genomic window includes:
- a CDS encoding probable G protein alpha chain produces MGCGMSTEEKEGKARNEEIENQLKRDKMMQRNEIKMLLLGAGESGKSTILKQMKLIHEGGYSRDERESFKEIIFSNTVQSMRVILEAMESLELPLEDQRMEYHVQTIFMQPAQIEGDVLPPEVGSAIEALWKDRGVQECFKRSREYQLNDSARYYFDNIARIAAPDYMPNDQDVLRSRVKTTGITETTFIIGDLTYRMFDVGGQRSERKKWIHCFENVTTILFLVAISEYDQLLFEDETVNRMQEALTLFDSICNSRWFIKTSIILFLNKIDRFKEKLPVSPMKNYFPDYEGGDDYAAACDYILNRFVSLNQHETKQIYTHFTCATDTTQIRFVMAAVNDIIIQENLRLCGLI; encoded by the exons ATGGGTTGCGGAATGAGcacagaggagaaggagggcaaggcccggaatgaggagattgagaatcAGCTCAAGCGCGACAAGATGATGCAGCGAAACGAGATCAAGATGCTCCTGCTCG GTGCTGGTGAATCTGGAAAGTCAACCATCCTCAAGCAGATGAAACTCATTCATGAGGGTGGCTACTCGCGCGACGAGCGGGAATCCTTCAAGGAAatcatcttcagcaacaCCGTTCAGTCAATGCGTGTCATCCTCGAGGCTATGGAGTCTCTCGAGCTTCCACTTGAGGACCAGCGCATGGAGTACCACGTTCAGACCATCTTCATGCAACCCGCTCAGATCGAAGGCGACGTCCTCCCACCTGAGGTTGGCAGCGCCATCGAGGCTTTGTGGAAGGATCGTGGTGTGCAAGAATGTTTTAAGCGATCTCGCGAGTACCAGCTTAACGACTCAGCCCGATA CTACTTCGACAACATTGCTCGCATCGCTGCTCCTGATTACATGCCTAACGACCAGGATGTCCTCCGATCTCGTGTCAAGACCACCGGTATTACTGAGACCACATTCATCATCGGCGACCTCACATACAGAATGTTCGACGTCGGTGGTCAAAGATCCGAGCGAAAGAAGTGGATTCACTGCTTCGAGAACGTCACCACCATTCTTTTCCTGGTCGCCATCTCCGAGTACGATCAGCTCCTATTTGAGGATGAGACTGTCAACCGAATGCAGGAGGCTCTCACTCTGTTCGATTCCATCTGCAACTCAAGGTGGTTCATCAAGACATCGATCATTCTATTCCTCAACAAGATCGATCGtttcaaggagaagctgccTGTCAGCCCCATGAAGAACTACTTCCCTGACTATGAGGGCGGTGACGACTATGCTGCGGCTTGCGATTACATCCTCAACCGTTTCGTCAGTTTGAACCAACATGAGACTAAGCAGATCTATACCCATTTCACCTGCGCAACCGATACCACTCAGATCCGCTTCGTCATGGCGGCTGTCAATG ATATCATTATCCAAGAGAACTTGCGTCTCTGCGGTCTTATCTAA